The Pseudoalteromonas tunicata genome segment TCAGAACTCTTCGTGCTACTTTTACACTCTCTATATGGTTTAGTTACTAATTGGTAAATCTCATCTCGTAGCTCAATGTACTCAGGAGTTCTTTCACACGAATCATTAGCAAAAACGTAAGAAGGTAATAAGAATATTAAAAACATTAGTCGAATTAACACTGAAGCCTCCGTAAAACATAACGCTTTAAACAGCGGAAAGCATGAGCGTAGCGAGTGATTTTCCGATGATTTAACTTGTTAGAGAGCATCTGCAACCTCCCAACCTTTATTTGTGAGCTCGAATACCTCTCCTTTGTAACCTCTAGCAGCTACAAGCCCATAGCTTAAAAGTTCTTCTAACGCCGCATCCCATTTAGCTGTTTCGCGACCACGTTCACCACCAAAAGATTCACCGCCAGCTTGTATAAGCCGACCGCTAAGAAGAGCCATTTTCAATATTGTTCCATCATCGCGATTAGAAGCTGCTTTTAATAAGGATTTGGCCTCTTGGCTTAATGAATACTGCTCATTCTGCGTTGGTATTTGCTCTGAGGTAGGAATAACTTCAACTTTTGTCACAGGCACTAAGCCGCGTAAGTATTCATTTTTAGCAAGGCAAAGTTGTAGTTGTTTTGAGAGTTTTTTCTGAAACTCCTCAAGATTATCATATGTTTCTATTAAACCTTGCGGCATCCATTTTTGTTTGATTTCTTGAACTTTAGCAAATTGTTCAGCGTCAACGCTCTGAGGAGCTACAGGCTTGGAAGAGAAATAGATCATTGCAGGCTTACCAGCGGCCACATGCTCCTCAATTTCTTCTACCGTACCACTAGAGGATTTTCCAGTTGGGGTTCCTAAACGTGTCCAAAAAACACCAATGAGTAAATCACAATTTTTTTGTATGCGCTTATTGATGAGTTCTTGGGGTCTAGTCCTGAGGGATCCCCACAATTTTATCCAAGCTACAAGCACTCACGGCAATCCTTATTTAATTGCTTGAGTGCTTCTAAAAAAGTTTTCAGTTTTATTTTATAACCAAATTTTTCGAAGTATTGCGTCCCAAAACTAAAGCTAGACAGCACGTTTCTATTCTTTATCGTATTCGCCTGAAAGCTTCTATGCACATTCAATATTTTTGCCGTTAAACCTGCTAGCCAAAGGATAAAATTAGCAATTAATGCAATCAATAATGCGACATTTAAACGGCCTTTTTCATAGCTACGACAATGACGTAAGTTCAAACCATTACTCGTGTTTTTTAAGTCTCGAAAGGACTCTTCTATCTGCATTCGCTGGCTGTAAATTTTAACCATATCTTGCGCTGAATAATTAATATTGCACAGTGAGGTAAATAATAACCATGGCTCCGTGGCGCCTTTAGCATGTTTCAAGCTTACGCTGCAGCGAATCGTTTTTCCTCGAAGATTTTTCTTTTTTCTTTGTTTAGGCTTTGATTTAAACAAGTAAAAGTGACCACTCAATGAATTGGCTTTAGCGAGTTGTGTTTCAAATAGATAAACGGGTTTTGCTGTCGCTTTAGAATAAAGTGTTTTTACTGGTAACCAACACGTATCATCTTCTGGCTTTTGATATTGTGTTTGATGCCTCACTCTACCTACAAAATCCCAACCAAATTTAAGCACTAACTTAAACCAAGGGTTGCGAAATCCTGCATCGGTAACAATGATCGGCTTGCAATCAGAAGGTAATATTGATTTAAGTGTTTTGATGAAATCCTTATGTACGCTTTGCTTCATGTATTCACATTCACGAAAACTTTGCTCATAGATTGTCATTGCTCGACCTTTAACTGGCACCGCTGCCCGTAATAAATGAAACTCGCCACAGGGTGTTAACCCAGACCAATCAATCGTCACGCATGGGCGTCTAATTTGACCAATCACGCGGTGAGTGATTTCTTGGTAATAGTGGTAGCGGGCGAACTGGACGCGAGGGTTGCCAAATAACCTATCTATTCGTTTAATATTGTGTTTAACCTTCGCATTGCTCTTTAGCTTTCTTCCCAAAGCAGCAATGGATAAGAACTTATGTTGGCAGAGTGTTGCTGCTGCTTTCATTAATGTGCAGTGGTTACGCTTATCAATAACACCTACTGTATTAGAAAATGTTTTATGTAATAATTTATTTAAGTGCATAGTCGATTTAGTATGTAATTTCTTTGGTCGGAAAAAGCATATAAGATCAAAATTAGCTATGCACTTCACTTCAACTATTTTTTTTATATTATCTTATTGATTTATATTATCAAATTGTGGGGATTCGTCAGGGTCTAGTCCCCAACTCTGGAGATGAGTGAGTCTCCCAACCAATTCCAGCCAGCATGACATTTGAAATTTCAGCGTTTACATCATTCCAATCATGAATGATTTCACGAATGAGTTCTCGTTCTTCTGCAACATCACCTGGTGAAGCGATCATCACAGGAATAACTGTGGCATGATATGCCATTATGCTCTCCTTTGCTCTCTAACGCCGCAAATAAACGGCTAAAAATAGTTGGCTATAATTGTGAGGCACGAACAAAGCCAACTGTTTTTTGTCCGCACTTTTTAATTTGCTTTGTTATAAGTTTTATTAAAAATCTGGTGGCGGGGGAGGTCCTGGCTCTTTAGCTGGCGTATTAACATTGAGTAACTCCCTTAAGGTATACTCTCGATTTGGCCCACAGAAAGCCACACCTCTTTCTGTACTTTCTCGATAGCTTACATAAATTTTAACTTTATCAATATCACCTTCTTTTATTGATATATCGGAAGTTGAATAATCAGGATAATACCACCGAGTCATAAAGTTAATGTAAGAGCCAAAAACACCTTCGATATGAACGTAAACATTATTGATTGCTACTGACTCAACTTCATTTGGGAAGTTTAAATTCAGCGATAACATCCCTTTGAACTCTTGAAACTCTGATACGTAAGCAAACGATTCTTTTTCTTTCGCCTCTTTTTCAGCCGTGCAAGCCAATACATAAGGAGAAAGAAAAATTAACAAAAATATAGCGAGCTTCATCATACCTTCAAAACTTATAACGAGCCTGTAGATTTACTCGTTTTTAATTTGTTTTTATTAATCAGCAAACCATAACTGAGTTCCTATTTTGATTCAATCGTTTAGGCTGTTTTTAGGTGAGATTTTAAATCGGGGTTTTAGATGGGTTTTCTTGCGGTTTATGTGGGGGTTTTGAGCCCTTTTTAAGTGTAAAAAGGGTTTCCCCTGCTTAATGCATCCTGTTTTGCAGCTTTTCTAGATTATAAACAAGGCAATACAGTTGCCACTGGGCATTCACTTTCGTTTGACCACGCAAGGTCAATTTATTCATGCCTTTATTGACGGTGATATTCCGCCTTTTATTTAAAGGAAAGCAGGTTCGATACAGCCTAGTCGTTTGCCATTCCTTGAATAAAAAGGTGTCGTCGTCCCATTGGGCTGTCTATTTTTACTTCATTTTGTCGATGTAACTGACTTTTTTGCGTGATCCATCATTTTTAAATTGCATTTTCCTGCCTGTTTTTATTGGTGGTTTTCGCATACATTGCTGTTGCAATGGGCAGATTTTACAGTCTTTTAAGTAACCGCAGAATCGGGTGTATTGTTGATGATGGCTGTTGACATTGATACCACTTCGCCACATCTCATTGCCTGCGGGGCAGCGGCAGGTTTGGGTTACTTCATCATAGTGGAAGTCATCCGAGGTAAATAACCGTGGCTTGCCTTTACTGCGTTTTAATCGGCGCTTTTCTTGCTCTGTTTCGTAGGTTTCGCTCTCTTTAAACAGCGGATTGCGTTTTCTAAATTGGTTATCGGCTATGTAACTATCAAAGCCACTTTGCGCCATAAATTCGAGGTTCGCTTCGCTGTTAAAGCCACTGTCTGCGGTGAATTTGATGGCCTGTTCCTTTGACGTTCGGTTTGCGTTGAGTTTAGCGAGTTGTTGTTTTAATTGATTAACGGCTGGCTGCAAGGTTTGTTGCTCGCCCACCGAACCCCACGCTTGTGCTTGCAGGATAATCTGGTGTTTATCATCATTAATCGCAATGCCGTTGTAACCTTGGATGGTGCCTTTTGAGGTGGTCATTTTAGCGCTGTCTGGGTCTGTGATATTACTTTTAACCGGCTTACCTTGACTGCCTGTTTTTTCTTGATGAGTGGCGAGAAATTCAGTGATTTTAGCGGCACTTTTATCGAGCTTTTCTTTTTGCTTTAAGTCTTGTGTGACTAGTTCTTCACTTAATCCATCTTGGGCTTGATGGCGCTCAATAATGCGTTTGCTTGCCCGTTCTAGTTTTGCTTTTTTACGGCCGAGTTCATCGAACGTACCACTCCATTATTCGTATCGTCCTGATACTCACCTTTCAGGCCAGCTTCGCTGTTCAAATTTATTCCCGCTAAATTTGTCTTTACTTGCATTCGACTTCTTTCGTTAAAATAAAGTGCCAGCCATCAATGGCAAACATATTACGGCCTATTAAGCCTTCTTCGTCGCATATCATCAGCACTTGCGTAAATAATGGTTCAATCTGCTCGTGCATTTTAGCCACAAAACCCGCTATTGATGTGAAATGCGGCTGCACGTCACCCGCTATTTCTTGCAAAAGAGTCTCATAAATAAAATATTGTTTTCACACGCCTTAGCAATACGCCGACTGCTAATTAAACCATGCGCATATCCGAGTAAAATAATTTTGAGCATCACTGAAGGCGAATACGCCGCAGCTCCTGTTTTATCGTTGTTGTACCATGCATCAAACCCCGTTAAATCGAGTTTATTTTCAACAATATAACAAAGGGCATACTCAAAGGTGCCTGGCAATATTTGCTCAGCGAAATTGATAGGAATGAATTTATTTTGGCAGGATAAGTCAGGCTTATAGTTGGCCATAACACGTTACCGTGGGTGAATAATATCTATTAGATCACAGACACCCAGTGGGTTCAAGGTTAAAATTTGAGCAAGTAAAAAAGTGTAGAATTAGTTCCTAAAATAAGTAATTCTACAGCCTCAACGCCTCGTTAAGCGGCGAGAAATAGTTGGCTATAATTTGTGAGGCACGAACAAAAGCCAACTGTTTTTTGTCCGTTTAAACGACTTGTATGGATAATAAACCCATCAAATTATTCTTTTAAACCGAGTTCGGGTAATGTGAGACCCAGGCTTTAGCTGCAACTAAAGCTCTCTTTTGTGGTAGTTCGATTGAGCGATGGATCCTCTGTTGAGAGACCGATAACAAGAATGAACGCCACAAAAGACTCCAAGCATCACACTCGAATAGTCTACTGGGTCTCGAACCCGCATTATGCAAGCAAGAGTTAGCTTATTATGAAAACAAATACTAATCAAAACATTAATGTCGGTGTCGATACCGGCAAATTTCAACTCGATATTTATATTCGCCCTCTTGATATCTATTTCACCGTTAAGAACGATGAAAAAGGGATTGCAGAGGCTATTAAAAAAATCAAAATTCACTCTCCAAACCGCATCATTATTGAAGCCACTGGCCGCCTTGAAATGCCCTTTATTATTGCATGTGCAAAGGCCAATTTACCCTTTGTCATTGCCAACCCAATACACATAAAACGCTTTGCTGGCGCCATTGGTCAACGCGCTAAAACCGATAAGCTAGATGCACAGTTAATTGCACATTATGGCGAGGCAATTAAACCCACACTCTCCACCCTAAAGCCTGACATTATGCAGACTATGAGTGATTTGGTTGCCAGAAGAAATCAGCTGTTAGTCATGCAAACGATGGAAAAAAACCGCCTGCAAATTTTACCAAAAGAGCTGATTTCAACCATCAAACCTATTTTAACGGCCTTTAAAAATCAGATTAAAAAAATTGAAAATAAAATTCTAAAACTCATTGAATCATGCCCTGAATATTCAGCCAAAAACACGATCCTGCAAAGCATGAAAGGCATTGGTAAAATTGCCGCTGCCTCCATCATCAGTAACTTACCTGAGCTTGGCTATATGTCGAATAAAGAAGCCGGTGCATTGGTTGGCGTTGCGCCTATGAATCGCGAAAGTGGCCGCTATAAAGGGCTTCGAAAAATTCAAGGTGGGCGGCATCAAGTACGCACCGTTTTATACATGGCGATGATGTCAGCCATCCAATCAAACCCTGTTTTTAAATCAACTTATCAGCGATTAGTTGCTGCTGGGAAACCGAAAAAAGTAGCGCTTATTGCGTGTGTCAGGAAGATGATTGTGATCTTAAATTCGATGCTCAGAGACGGAGTAATGTGGGAAGCGCCAAAAGTTTAAAATTAGCTATTGACGCCATAGTCTCTTGTTATACGTTTTTATTGCACCACTACTTGTTTAATTCATTAGCAATATCTGAAGGTTTCCATTTCACTTCCGTATGAGGTATTTTCCTTAATTGGTTTGGCACTCCGCCATTCGAGTTAGGAAAACTAGACACTACAATTTTAAGTCCCTTAGACATTGCAAGAACAACTTCTCTATTGATCCAAGGGCTATTATGGTTATTATTTCCTACCACAAAAAATGCAGAATCACAGCCAGACATAACATTTTTAATTTCATTATCTATAGCAGCGTCTCCATATGCCGAAACATCATTTTCGACAAAAATAAAATTACCTCTTACTGGACCTCCATATGATTGTGTGAAACTTTTAATACTACGACTCATTTCTCGATCATTAAAATTGTAAGAAACGAAAATTCGATTTGCCACTTTATACTCCTTTATATAATTAAAAATTAACACGCTTGCTAAGTGCTACAAATAGTTTACTAAAACTTGTGAAGAACGGAAAATTAGCTCTGTTTTCTGTTCGAGGAACTTATTAAACATTTTTTCTTGCAGTCCATTGTGTGTGCTCTCGTGAAAAAGCTGACTCGCTACTAACAACAAAGTTCGATAAAGCTTTATCAGAGTCGACTAATTCGGCTTCACTTTTAATTAACACAATTTCATGTGCAGCTAATGAGTATGACGAATTCAATTCATTGTGTTTTTTAGCTTGAAGCCAAGTTAAAACTGCACTTGCCCCGGTAGCGACGACTTCAATTGGTAATGATAATGCTGGGTTTGTAATGCGCCATAACAAAAGTCCGATAGCGATTGCATGCAATACTACTGAAGCAATAAACCATTGTTTTGCTCTGCGTTTATTGAATAAGGATTTTTTTGCATACCAGTTAGCTTGATCTTTCACTCTTTCATTTTTATAAATATTCAACCGTTCTTCGAAGGGTAAATTACGAATGTTCAACATCTGAATTGAAATAGTGTCTCCATTATTTTTATCTGACTGCAAATGAGCTGATAAGGATCGGTTTTGGTCAAGAATTGACTTTAAATCCAACAAGAACTCTTTTCTACTCTGTTCGTTTGGGACATCGTCATCATAAGGTTCAGCTTTCATGATCCACCGCCAAGTTCTTGTTTTAACAGATTCAGCAACGGCTCTTCCGTTATACCAAATATCCTCTGGCTTTTGGACTTTAAGCCAAATTAATATGCATAAGGTAATCAAAAACAATGATACTGATGCTAGGGCGCCAATCAAATCAGTTGGATAGTAAAATGAAATTAGTGCAGCAGCTACCAATAAAAAAAGATAACTTTTAAGAGCAAAGTAATAACTTAATTGTGCAGTTAGAGATGCATGATCTGCGGCTTGAAATAACGCAGGAAAATTTTCGTCACCTAGCTTAAATTTAGACACTATTTATACCCTAAGCTTGTGTAAATATGCTCAAGGTAATGATAATTGTCATTATCGTTAGCCATGCTGTAGTTTTCGATAGCATAAGCAATTATCTTAGGCAAAAAAGGAACAAAAATAGCACCTATATCACGTATTATTGGTGGGCAGGTTTCCTTAACCATATAACGTGAACCATCCAAATTTACACCTATGATTGTACAACCTTTTTCAATAGCAACTTCAGCTTCCCAACGGACATATTTATGCCGACTTCTAGTGTCTTTCCCAATAAGCATTAAATACTTACCAGCCATATTGATACGCTCACGGCACTTTCTTTTGATATACACTTCACTTTGTGAGTTCAAAGCACTATTTAACTGGCAGTCGGCAAAATTAAAATCAATATTACTATTCGCTTTCCATGCTTGCATTAACCTGTAGTTATGAATGTCTGTACTACTAAAACCTACAAATGCTCTTGCTAACCCCATTGTATTCCCCATAAGTTTAACTGATGATTAGTTGCTTAAAACGTATAACGCCGCCATCAACTGCGTAGCAAGCTGGCGCGCCTTTATGCGGAACGCATAAAGCGTGACAGTTTGCGGAGTCAGATTGCATGGCCTTGTTAGGCATTCAACTTTCTTTTATAACAACAAAATCAATAAATTTACCTAAAAGATCTTCTGCATGAGGGGCTGGCATGATTTCATTGTTTTCATCTTTAATAAAACCATCTACTCCCTTTAAGAGCCTGTAGATCGCAGCTCTACGATAAACAACTCTTTGATAGTCCGGGTGACTCCTATCATATCTATCGGGATACCTTCCATCATGCCTCTCGGGATGCCTTTCATGTGATCGAGCCTCTGGATTAAGGCCTTTACGAACAACTTTTTTAAGCTTTTCTTTATCAGAAAGTGTTTCTTTTGCTTCAGCAACTGGGACTAATCCATCATCAATATAAGATTCAAATAAAAACTCATGTTTATCTGTAATATCCTCTTTTATGTATAACTTATATTGCTTAATGACTTTTCTACGTTTTCTTTTTGAGAAGAAATCCGATGCGATAGCAATTGGAGCAATCATTAAAATAATTGAAAAAATGAAACCAAAAAAGTAGATAGGTATACGTGCTAGATGAACAAAGATATCGCCTGCAATAACTTTACTCCAGAAAGAAATTTCCTCTTCAGAGTCTATAGATTTTGTTAGCCTTATTTCCCTTACTCCAGCAATTTTCCCAAGGACATTCAGCTCAACATCGGAGCCAGCCGAATGCAAAGCTAATACTTTTATCGTATAACTTTCACCATGTTCAAGGATGATTCCAGGAAGTAATATACTCCTTTCTGTATCAATAATAGGTAAAGCAGAGGACTTTAAGTAATCATTGGTTGAGCTGACCTGTTCAGACTTTAAAAACTTTCCATCTTTGATTGTTAGATTCAGAGGATATTTATCATCGTAATACCCCTTTAGAATCGGGGCTCCACCATCATTCTTAATTCTCAAGAATACGACTGATAATGTCTGGTTTAAGCTTTTGATATCTACGTCACCATAAAAGACCTTTAATTCATTCATATCCTCTTTAACATCAAGAACATTAGTATCATTTAAGACTTCAACAATAAGCTCAGGATTATCTACACGAAAAAACTCCGTATATATTGTAAGACTACCTAAAATTGCTGCCAGCATGAATCCGAGAAATGACCATGCAAATCTCTTGTCTAGATTGTTGAAAGATGAAATTACGGTCATCTATGAAATTCTCTCCTTTATTATTTGCCTAACGAGACTGTAGAATTTCTATTTTTATAAATTTGGCCATTTTTTTGACCTCCTGTATCGCTTTCTAAGCGATTATCTCGTACTAAGCAATGCATTTGAGACCCCTTAAATCACCTAAAAACTTGACCAAATTAGTAATTCTACAGCCTCAACGCCTCAATCAGAGGCAAAAATCAGTTGGTTAAAATTAGCGACGCAGGAGCAAAACCAACTGTTTTTTGTCCTGCTGAATTGACTTGTTAGCCTTTAATTATACGAGGTACTCATTAGAACTAAATCCTCATCTTTACTAAAAGTAAAAAACATACGCATACTTTTATATTTAAGAACATAAATCTCTTGCTCCGAATCTTGCACTTTTTTTACATCAGGGCGAGAT includes the following:
- a CDS encoding IS4-like element ISPtu1 family transposase gives rise to the protein MHLNKLLHKTFSNTVGVIDKRNHCTLMKAAATLCQHKFLSIAALGRKLKSNAKVKHNIKRIDRLFGNPRVQFARYHYYQEITHRVIGQIRRPCVTIDWSGLTPCGEFHLLRAAVPVKGRAMTIYEQSFRECEYMKQSVHKDFIKTLKSILPSDCKPIIVTDAGFRNPWFKLVLKFGWDFVGRVRHQTQYQKPEDDTCWLPVKTLYSKATAKPVYLFETQLAKANSLSGHFYLFKSKPKQRKKKNLRGKTIRCSVSLKHAKGATEPWLLFTSLCNINYSAQDMVKIYSQRMQIEESFRDLKNTSNGLNLRHCRSYEKGRLNVALLIALIANFILWLAGLTAKILNVHRSFQANTIKNRNVLSSFSFGTQYFEKFGYKIKLKTFLEALKQLNKDCRECL
- a CDS encoding transposase, with product MANYKPDLSCQNKFIPINFAEQILPGTFEYALCYIVENKLDLTGFDAWYNNDKTGAAAYSPSVMLKIILLGYAHGLISSRRIAKACENNILFMRLFCKK
- a CDS encoding IS110-like element ISPtu2 family transposase; its protein translation is MKTNTNQNINVGVDTGKFQLDIYIRPLDIYFTVKNDEKGIAEAIKKIKIHSPNRIIIEATGRLEMPFIIACAKANLPFVIANPIHIKRFAGAIGQRAKTDKLDAQLIAHYGEAIKPTLSTLKPDIMQTMSDLVARRNQLLVMQTMEKNRLQILPKELISTIKPILTAFKNQIKKIENKILKLIESCPEYSAKNTILQSMKGIGKIAAASIISNLPELGYMSNKEAGALVGVAPMNRESGRYKGLRKIQGGRHQVRTVLYMAMMSAIQSNPVFKSTYQRLVAAGKPKKVALIACVRKMIVILNSMLRDGVMWEAPKV
- a CDS encoding TIR domain-containing protein, with the translated sequence MANRIFVSYNFNDREMSRSIKSFTQSYGGPVRGNFIFVENDVSAYGDAAIDNEIKNVMSGCDSAFFVVGNNNHNSPWINREVVLAMSKGLKIVVSSFPNSNGGVPNQLRKIPHTEVKWKPSDIANELNK
- a CDS encoding DUF4231 domain-containing protein; its protein translation is MSKFKLGDENFPALFQAADHASLTAQLSYYFALKSYLFLLVAAALISFYYPTDLIGALASVSLFLITLCILIWLKVQKPEDIWYNGRAVAESVKTRTWRWIMKAEPYDDDVPNEQSRKEFLLDLKSILDQNRSLSAHLQSDKNNGDTISIQMLNIRNLPFEERLNIYKNERVKDQANWYAKKSLFNKRRAKQWFIASVVLHAIAIGLLLWRITNPALSLPIEVVATGASAVLTWLQAKKHNELNSSYSLAAHEIVLIKSEAELVDSDKALSNFVVSSESAFSREHTQWTARKNV
- a CDS encoding TIR domain-containing protein, coding for MGLARAFVGFSSTDIHNYRLMQAWKANSNIDFNFADCQLNSALNSQSEVYIKRKCRERINMAGKYLMLIGKDTRSRHKYVRWEAEVAIEKGCTIIGVNLDGSRYMVKETCPPIIRDIGAIFVPFLPKIIAYAIENYSMANDNDNYHYLEHIYTSLGYK